A region of Streptomyces halobius DNA encodes the following proteins:
- a CDS encoding patatin-like phospholipase family protein has translation MAGTALVLGGGGLTGIGWEIGMLAGLAEAGIDLTDADVVIGTSAGSIVGAHLTSGHFSLEGMYARQLAAPEARPGEGRAGGGRSGGSRPAARMGPGSLARFAAIALRSRNTVSFGARMGRLALAARTAPEAEQRAVIARTLTIDDWPARRLMITAVDAATGQRTAFDDASGVGLVDAVAASCAVPGVYPPVTLDGSRWIDGGVHSSANADLAAGYARVVVVAPMAVSGGPIDGPHSQGARLARQGTRVCVITPDRAARSAFGRNVLDPAKRADAARAGRRQSTAHAEKIHEVWAA, from the coding sequence ATGGCGGGTACGGCACTGGTCCTGGGCGGCGGAGGGCTCACCGGGATCGGCTGGGAAATCGGCATGCTCGCCGGTCTCGCGGAGGCGGGCATCGACCTGACCGACGCCGATGTCGTCATCGGAACCTCAGCGGGATCGATCGTCGGCGCCCACCTCACCTCGGGGCACTTCTCCCTGGAGGGGATGTACGCACGACAACTGGCCGCCCCCGAAGCCCGGCCCGGCGAGGGGCGGGCGGGCGGCGGGCGGTCGGGTGGGAGCCGGCCGGCCGCCCGGATGGGGCCGGGGTCGCTGGCACGCTTCGCGGCGATCGCGCTGCGCTCCCGGAACACCGTGTCGTTCGGCGCGCGGATGGGCCGACTCGCGCTGGCGGCCCGTACGGCCCCGGAGGCGGAACAGCGCGCGGTGATCGCCCGGACCCTGACCATCGACGACTGGCCCGCGCGTCGGCTGATGATCACCGCGGTGGACGCGGCGACAGGGCAGCGGACCGCCTTCGACGACGCCAGTGGTGTCGGGCTGGTCGACGCGGTGGCCGCGAGCTGCGCCGTACCGGGGGTCTATCCACCGGTCACCCTCGACGGAAGCCGCTGGATCGACGGCGGGGTGCACTCCAGTGCCAATGCCGATCTGGCCGCCGGATACGCCCGGGTCGTGGTCGTCGCACCGATGGCGGTCAGCGGTGGACCCATCGACGGCCCCCACTCCCAGGGAGCGAGACTGGCACGCCAGGGCACCCGGGTATGCGTGATCACCCCGGACCGCGCGGCCAGATCGGCCTTCGGACGCAACGTCCTGGACCCCGCCAAGCGCGCAGACGCCGCCCGCGCGGGCCGCCGCCAGTCGACCGCCCACGCCGAGAAAATCCACGAGGTCTGGGCGGCCTGA
- the tuf gene encoding elongation factor Tu: MPKTAYVRTKPHLNIGTMGHVDHGKTTLTAAITKVLSDRGIGTFVPFDRIDRAPEESARGITINISHVEYETGTRHYAHVDMPGHADFIKNMVTGAAQLDGAILVVSALDGIMPQTAEHLLLAKQVGVRHIVVALNKADAGDPELTDLVELEVRELLGAHGYDGEHVPVVRVSGLRALEGAPRWTAAIDALLDAVDTYVPMPERYVDAPFLLPVENVLTITGRGTVVTGAVERGTVRVGDRVAVLGAETETTVTGLETFGKPMESAEAGDNVALLLRGVHREQVRRGHVVAAPGSVTPRRRFTADVYVLSTEEGGRRTPLSTGYRPQFYIRTADVVGDLDLGECAVARPGETVTVAVELGRAVPLEPGLGFAIREGGRTVGAGTVRTVEG, from the coding sequence ATGCCCAAGACGGCATACGTACGTACCAAGCCGCACCTCAACATCGGCACCATGGGCCACGTCGACCACGGCAAAACCACGCTGACCGCCGCCATCACCAAGGTCCTCAGCGACCGGGGGATCGGCACCTTCGTCCCCTTCGACCGGATCGACCGGGCCCCGGAGGAGTCCGCCCGCGGTATCACCATCAACATCTCCCACGTCGAGTACGAGACCGGCACCCGGCACTACGCCCATGTCGACATGCCGGGCCACGCCGACTTCATCAAGAACATGGTCACCGGCGCGGCGCAGCTCGACGGCGCGATCCTCGTCGTCTCCGCGCTCGACGGGATCATGCCGCAGACCGCCGAGCATCTGCTGCTCGCCAAGCAGGTCGGCGTACGGCACATCGTCGTCGCCCTCAACAAGGCCGACGCCGGCGACCCGGAGCTCACCGACCTGGTGGAGCTGGAGGTACGCGAGCTGCTGGGCGCGCACGGCTACGACGGGGAGCACGTGCCCGTCGTACGGGTCTCCGGACTGCGCGCGCTGGAGGGCGCCCCGCGCTGGACGGCGGCGATCGACGCACTGCTGGACGCCGTGGACACCTACGTGCCCATGCCCGAGCGTTACGTCGACGCACCATTCCTCCTCCCGGTGGAGAACGTGCTGACCATCACCGGGCGCGGCACCGTCGTCACCGGCGCCGTCGAGCGCGGCACGGTACGGGTCGGCGACCGGGTGGCGGTGCTGGGCGCGGAGACCGAGACCACGGTCACCGGGCTGGAGACGTTCGGCAAACCGATGGAGTCCGCCGAGGCCGGGGACAATGTCGCGCTGCTGTTGCGCGGTGTGCACCGCGAGCAGGTGCGCCGCGGGCATGTGGTCGCGGCGCCGGGCAGCGTCACACCGCGCCGCCGGTTCACCGCGGACGTCTATGTGCTGTCCACGGAGGAGGGCGGCCGCCGTACGCCACTGTCCACCGGCTACCGGCCGCAGTTCTACATCCGCACCGCGGACGTGGTCGGCGACCTCGACCTCGGCGAGTGCGCCGTCGCCCGCCCGGGCGAGACGGTGACCGTCGCCGTCGAGCTGGGCCGGGCCGTGCCCCTGGAGCCGGGCCTCGGCTTCGCCATCCGCGAGGGCGGCAGGACCGTCGGCGCGGGCACGGTACGGACGGTCGAGGGCTGA
- a CDS encoding DNA alkylation repair protein, whose translation MASPPDPSSARAPAPPLAPGQAPFSALADTVLSRLTASCPPAGDPVRAEGAAAYLKGVCPFLGIPATERRTLDRALLKGTPKPDETDCTAIALRCWDLREREYHYFAVDYLRRHVKRCSSGFLPVARRLITTTSWWDTVDALAAHVVGGLVSADARLTTDMDRWIEDDDRWVARTALLHQLRFKERTDTDRLFAYCLRRAGHQDFFIRKAIGWALRAYAKTAPEAVRGFVEEHREGLSPLSVREAMKHS comes from the coding sequence ATGGCCTCGCCACCGGATCCGTCCAGCGCCCGGGCACCAGCTCCACCCCTCGCACCGGGACAAGCCCCCTTCAGCGCCCTCGCCGACACCGTCCTGTCCCGGCTGACCGCCTCCTGTCCGCCTGCCGGGGACCCCGTACGGGCCGAGGGCGCCGCCGCCTACCTCAAGGGCGTCTGCCCGTTCCTCGGCATCCCCGCCACCGAACGCCGCACGCTGGACCGCGCCCTCCTCAAGGGCACCCCGAAGCCCGACGAGACCGACTGCACGGCCATCGCACTGCGCTGCTGGGACCTGCGAGAGCGGGAGTACCACTACTTCGCCGTGGACTATCTGCGCCGTCATGTGAAGCGCTGCTCGTCCGGCTTTCTGCCGGTCGCCCGGCGGCTGATCACGACGACATCGTGGTGGGACACGGTCGACGCGCTCGCCGCGCATGTCGTCGGCGGGCTGGTGAGCGCGGATGCGCGGCTGACCACCGACATGGACCGGTGGATCGAGGACGACGACCGATGGGTGGCGCGTACCGCGCTGCTGCACCAACTGCGCTTCAAGGAGCGCACGGACACCGACCGGCTCTTCGCGTACTGCCTGCGGCGGGCCGGGCACCAGGACTTCTTCATCCGCAAGGCGATCGGCTGGGCGTTGCGCGCATACGCGAAGACGGCTCCGGAGGCGGTACGCGGCTTCGTCGAGGAACACCGGGAGGGGCTCTCCCCGCTCTCGGTGCGTGAGGCGATGAAGCATTCGTGA
- a CDS encoding TVP38/TMEM64 family protein gives MLEPVATPDGLAVRCTRVLFSPWSRLSLLLVLLACAAAAMLQWQPQRLVTEGWPAQLSGPAAMVGFAVAYGVCTTAFVPRPVLNLAAGALFGSQAGLAAALGGTVLGAGLAFGLGRLLGQDALRPLLRARWLTAADRQLSRHGFRSMLAIRLFPGVPFCASNYCAAVSRMRWFPFLAATALGSVPNTAAYVIAGARASTPGSPVFLLAMGFIALSGLGGMIAAWCKRKALRGRCVSGTVALDKR, from the coding sequence ATGCTCGAACCCGTCGCGACGCCCGACGGCCTCGCCGTCCGCTGTACGCGTGTCCTCTTCTCCCCATGGTCCCGGCTGAGCCTGCTGCTCGTGCTGCTGGCCTGCGCGGCGGCCGCGATGCTGCAGTGGCAGCCGCAGCGGCTGGTGACCGAGGGATGGCCCGCGCAGCTGTCCGGCCCGGCGGCCATGGTCGGCTTCGCGGTGGCGTACGGGGTGTGCACCACCGCATTTGTGCCGCGTCCCGTGCTGAACCTCGCCGCGGGTGCCCTCTTCGGCAGCCAGGCCGGGCTGGCCGCCGCGCTCGGCGGTACGGTGCTGGGCGCCGGTCTGGCTTTCGGTCTCGGCCGGCTGCTCGGCCAGGACGCGCTGCGCCCGTTGCTGCGTGCCCGGTGGCTGACCGCGGCGGACCGGCAGCTGAGCCGGCACGGTTTCCGCTCGATGCTGGCGATCCGGCTGTTCCCCGGGGTGCCGTTCTGCGCCTCGAACTACTGCGCCGCGGTCTCCCGGATGCGTTGGTTCCCGTTTCTGGCGGCGACGGCGCTCGGCAGCGTCCCGAATACCGCGGCGTACGTCATCGCGGGGGCGCGGGCCTCGACTCCCGGCTCGCCGGTGTTCCTCCTCGCCATGGGCTTCATCGCGCTCAGCGGTCTGGGCGGGATGATCGCGGCTTGGTGCAAGCGCAAGGCGCTGCGCGGACGGTGCGTGAGCGGGACGGTGGCGCTGGACAAGCGCTAG
- a CDS encoding undecaprenyl-diphosphate phosphatase, with protein sequence MTWFESFVLGLVQGLTEFLPISSSAHLRLTAAFADWHDPGAAFTAITQIGTETAVIIYFRKDIWRIISTWARSLVNPELRHAQDAKLGWLVIIGSIPIGVLGLTLKDAIEGPFRDLRLIATTLIVLGVVLGIADRLAARDELGGRHRAAKQRKSLDDLTVKHGLVYGMCQAMALVPGVSRSGATISGGLLMGYTRESAARYSFLLAIPAVLASGVYELKDAGEGHVAWGPTIFATFIAFVVGYAVIAWFMKFISTKSFMPFVIYRIVLGIVLFVLIAAGVLAPDAGESGG encoded by the coding sequence ATGACCTGGTTTGAATCGTTCGTCCTCGGACTCGTCCAAGGGTTGACCGAGTTCCTGCCCATCTCGTCCAGCGCGCACCTCCGCCTGACCGCGGCGTTCGCCGACTGGCACGACCCGGGCGCGGCGTTCACCGCGATCACGCAGATCGGCACCGAGACCGCCGTCATCATCTACTTCCGCAAGGACATCTGGCGGATCATCTCGACGTGGGCCCGCTCGCTCGTCAACCCGGAGCTGCGGCACGCGCAGGATGCCAAGCTGGGCTGGCTGGTCATCATCGGTTCGATCCCGATCGGCGTGCTGGGTCTGACGCTCAAGGACGCGATCGAGGGGCCGTTCCGTGACCTCCGGCTGATCGCCACCACCTTGATCGTGCTGGGTGTGGTGCTCGGTATCGCCGACCGGCTGGCCGCCCGCGACGAGCTCGGGGGCCGGCACCGCGCCGCCAAGCAGCGCAAGTCGCTCGACGATCTCACCGTCAAGCACGGTCTGGTGTACGGCATGTGCCAGGCCATGGCGCTGGTCCCGGGTGTCTCGCGCTCCGGCGCCACGATCAGCGGCGGTCTGCTGATGGGCTACACACGGGAGTCCGCGGCCCGATACTCCTTCCTCCTCGCCATCCCGGCGGTGCTGGCGTCCGGTGTCTACGAGCTGAAGGACGCCGGCGAGGGGCATGTCGCCTGGGGGCCCACCATCTTCGCGACGTTCATCGCCTTCGTCGTCGGCTATGCCGTGATCGCATGGTTCATGAAGTTCATCTCCACCAAGAGCTTTATGCCTTTCGTCATCTACCGCATCGTGCTGGGCATCGTCCTCTTCGTCCTGATCGCGGCCGGTGTGCTGGCCCCGGACGCGGGCGAATCCGGCGGCTGA
- a CDS encoding NUDIX hydrolase — MDSSNAPDQLLRAQLMQLLSGIEPWDDQEQTHLAATAEWITSGAPLYRTLKPATPAKHLVSYFVVLDETREELLLVAHRKAGLWLPSGGHVEPTEDPWHTVRRECREELRIEAVPASITGERPIFLTVTRTRGQGRHTDVSLWYVLRGEADQVTSFDEAEFGAIKWLSLDQVLATPEDTLDPHMHRFTRKLMSLLALRRSTR, encoded by the coding sequence ATGGATTCCTCAAATGCCCCCGACCAACTACTCCGCGCCCAGCTGATGCAGCTGCTCAGCGGCATCGAGCCCTGGGACGATCAGGAGCAGACGCACCTCGCTGCAACAGCAGAGTGGATCACCAGCGGAGCGCCTCTCTACAGGACGCTGAAGCCCGCCACCCCCGCGAAGCACCTGGTCAGCTACTTCGTCGTGCTCGATGAGACGCGCGAGGAGCTCCTGCTCGTTGCCCACCGCAAGGCCGGCTTGTGGCTTCCCAGCGGCGGCCACGTCGAGCCGACAGAGGATCCGTGGCACACGGTCCGTCGTGAATGCCGCGAAGAGCTGCGCATCGAAGCCGTACCCGCCTCGATCACCGGGGAGCGCCCGATCTTCCTCACCGTCACACGGACTCGCGGCCAGGGGCGGCACACTGACGTGTCCTTGTGGTACGTCCTGCGGGGAGAGGCAGACCAGGTCACTTCCTTCGACGAAGCCGAGTTCGGCGCGATCAAGTGGCTCTCCTTGGACCAGGTCCTCGCCACACCAGAGGACACCCTCGACCCGCACATGCACCGATTCACTCGCAAGCTAATGAGCTTGCTGGCCCTACGTAGGAGCACGCGGTAA